A window from Primulina huaijiensis isolate GDHJ02 chromosome 13, ASM1229523v2, whole genome shotgun sequence encodes these proteins:
- the LOC140991103 gene encoding DExH-box ATP-dependent RNA helicase DExH1-like gives MNEDFLLIILRDVLPRRSDLRVILMSATINADLFSRYFGNAPSIHIPGLTFPVKEFYLEDVLEKTCYCLKTELENFPGNSRRNRQSQGSKKDPLTELFEDVDINSYYKQYKASTRQSLAAWSGSQLDLDLVKATIEHICCNEGNGAILVFLSGWDEISNLLDKVKASNFLGDRNKFLVLPLHGSMPTINQREIFDNPPPNVRKIILSTNIAESSITIDDVVYVVDCGKAKETSYDALNKLACLFPSWISKASAHQRRGRAGRVRPGVCYRLYPKIIHDAMLQYQLPEMLRTPLQELCLHIKRLQLGAISTFLSKALQPPDALSVENAIELLKTIGALNDREELTPLGRHLSTLPLDPNIGKMLLMGSIFQCLDPALTIAAALSDRNPFVFPINRKEEATGAKRSFAGDSCSDHIALLKAFEGWKDAKCNRMEKSFCWDNFISPITMQMVEDMRNQFLDLLSDIGFVDKSRGAKAHNQYGDDMEMVCAMLCAGLYPNVVQCKRRGKRTALYTKEVGKVDIHPGSVNAGVHLFPLPYMVYSERVKTSSIYIRDCTNISDYALLMFGGNLIPSNSGDGIEMLGGYLQFSASETVLDLIRKLRGELDKLLRRKIEEPGFDIVVEGKSVVAAVVELLHSQNVRYR, from the exons ATGAACGAGGactttttgttaataatattgcGTGATGTTCTACCTCGTCGTTCTGACCTTCGTGTTATCTTGATGAGTGCCACTATCAATGCTGACTTATTTTCCCGATACTTTGGAAATGCACCCAGTATCCATATCCCT GGATTGACCTTTCCCGTGAAAGAATTTTATTTAGAAGATGTGTTGGAGAAAACATGCTATTGTCTTAAAACAGAGCTCGAGAATTTTCcaggaaattcaagaagaaatCGGCAATCACAAGGTTCTAAAAAGGATCCTTTGACAGAATTATTTGAG GATGTGGACATCAATTCCTACTACAAACAATACAAAGCAAGCACCAGGCAATCTCTTGCAGCTTGGTCTGGTTCTCAGCTGGATTTAGATCTC GTTAAAGCGACTATTGAACACATTTGTTGCAATGAAGGTAATGGAGCAATTCTTGTTTTCCTTAGTGGTTGGGACGAAATTTCAAATCTCCTTGATAAAGTCAAAGCAAGCAACTTTCTTGGAGACCGAAATAAGTTTTTGGTACTTCCTCTTCATGGTTCAATGCCTACTATCAATCAGCGTGAAATTTTTGATAACCCCCCGCCTAATGTTAG AAAGATAATTTTATCTACCAACATTGCTGAGAGTAGTATAACCATAGATGATGTTGTGTACGTTGTCGACTGTGGAAAGGCAAAAGAGACTAGCTACGATGCTCTTAATAAGTTGGCTTGTCTTTTTCCTTCATGGATATCTAAGGCGTCAGCGCACCAG AGACGTGGCCGTGCGGGTCGTGTGCGACCTGGAGTTTGCTATAGGTTATATCCTAAAATAATCCACGATGCTATGCTCCAGTATCAACTGCCTGAAATGCTTCGAACACCTCTGCAAGAGTTATGTCTACATATCAAGAGATTGCAGCTTGGAGCAATTAGTACTTTTTTGTCCAAGGCACTTCAGCCACCTGATGCTCTCTCCGTGGAAAATGCCATTGAACTTCTCAAAACAATCGGGGCCCTAAATGATAGAGAAGAGCTTACACCACTCG GACGGCATCTCAGCACTTTGCCTCTGGACCCAAATATTGGAAAAATGCTTCTTATGGGATCCATCTTTCAGTGCCTCGATCCTGCATTAACAATAGCTGCTGCTCTTTCGGATCGCAACCCATTTGTCTTTCCAATAAATAGGAAAGAGGAAGCCACTGGTGCAAAGAGATCCTTTGCTGGAGATTCTTGTAG TGATCACATTGCACTTCTGAAGGCATTTGAAGGATGGAAAGATGCTAAATGCAACAGGATGGAAAAATCATTTTGTTGGGATAATTTTATATCACCAATAACCATGCAAATGGTGGAGGATATGAGAAATCAGTTTCTGGATTTACTCTCTGACATTGGTTTTGTGGATAAATCCCGTGGTGCCAAA GCACACAACCAATACGGTGACGACATGGAGATGGTATGTGCGATGCTCTGTGCTGGACTCTACCCAAATGTGGTGCAGTGCAAACGAAGAGGAAAGCGAACAGCATTGTACACAAAAGAAGTTGGGAAAGTTGACATTCATCCAGGTTCGGTCAATGCTGGCGTTCACCTTTTCCCTCTTCCATACATGGTTTACAGCGAAAGGGTGAAAACCAGCAGTATATACATTAGAGACTGCACTAACATATCTGATTATGCTCTGCTGATGTTCGGTGGGAACCTCATTCCGAGCAATAGTGGAGATGGCATTGAAATGCTTGGCGGATATCTTCAATTTTCGGCATCGGAGACTGTATTAGACTTGATACgg AAACTGCGTGGGGAGCTTGACAAACTTCTAAGAAGGAAGATCGAGGAGCCTGGCTTTGACATTGTAGTCGAGGGAAAGAGCGTTGTTGCGGCTGTAGTCGAGTTATTACATAGTCAAAATGTGCGGTACAGGTGA
- the LOC140991302 gene encoding BTB/POZ domain-containing protein At3g05675-like: MLTEDDDAPLLTADDVIKFEASQCVHRLLSRFVDLVKSLVCDFQELVPEPRQMELFLSYLTDLLWASQIAAKLEISREFIHIWVDTSANIVKISEQSCPIDELNGIKVKALEVTTKVLEAIAYGTVVLPPLERLQMVMTWLPYIRMMKPLTDSFSSDEDNNLLVKFDCELWQSLESSLVLVVSGETGCGKTTQLPQFILEEEISSLRGGNCCIICTQPRRISAISVAARVSSERGEKLGETVGYQIRLESKRSDETRLLFCTTGVFLRQLVL; the protein is encoded by the exons ATGCTAACCGAGGACGATGATGCACCTTTATTAACAGCTGATGATGTGATTAAATTTGAAGCCAGCCAATGTGTCCACAGACTTTTATCAAGATTTGTTGATCTTGTCAAGTCTTTGGTATGTGATTTCCAAGAATTAGTTCCCGAACCAAGACAAATGGAATTATTCCTGTCATATTTAACCGATTTGTTATGGGCTTCTCAAATAGCTGCAAAATTGGAAATTTCAAGAGAATTTATTCACATATGGGTGGATACATCGGCAAATATAGTGAAAATTTCAGAGCAATCATGTCCCATAGATGAATTAAATGGAATAAAGGTGAAAGCCCTTGAAGTGACTACTAAAGTGTTGGAAGCAATAGCGTATGGAACTGTAGTTTTGCCTCCCCTAGAACGCCTTCAAATGGTTATGACCTGGCTTCCATACATAAGGATGATGAAGCCTTTGACGGATTCTTTTTCTTCTGACGAAGACAATAATTTGTTGGTGAAATTTGATTGCGAGCTTTGGCAATCTTTGGAGTCATCATTG GTGCTGGTAGTTTCAGGAGAGACTGGTTGTGGGAAAACCACCCAGCTTCCTCAGTTTATCCTGGAAGAGGAAATATCATCTCTACGCGGTGGTAATTGTTGCATAATATGCACTCAACCTCGTAGAATATCTGCGATATCAGTTGCAGCTCGAGTATCATCTGAAAGGGGAGAAAAGCTTGGTGAAACTGTAGGTTATCAAATTCGTCTTGAATCAAAGCGTTCTGATGAAACAAGATTGCTATTTTGCACCACTGGAGTATTTCTTCGGCAGCTGGTATTGTGA